One window of Nicotiana tomentosiformis chromosome 11, ASM39032v3, whole genome shotgun sequence genomic DNA carries:
- the LOC104101188 gene encoding histone H2B.2-like, whose translation MAPKAEKKPAEKKPVATEEKKAEKAPAEKKPKAGKKLPKEAGASGADKKKKRSKKSVETYKIYIFKVLKQVHPDIGISSKAMGIMNSFINDIFEKLAQESSRLARYNKKPTITSREIQTAVRLVLPGELAKHAVSEGTKAVTKFTSS comes from the coding sequence ATGGCACCAAAAGCAGAGAAAAAGCCAGCGGAGAAGAAGCCAGTTGCAACAGAGGAGAAAAAGGCCGAAAAAGCTCCAGCTGAAAAGAAGCCAAAGGCAGGAAAGAAGCTTCCAAAGGAAGCAGGCGCATCTGGTGCtgacaagaagaagaagagatcaaAGAAGAGTGTAGAAACTTACAAGATTTACATTTTCAAGGTGCTGAAACAAGTTCATCCTGATATTGGAATTTCAAGTAAGGCTATGGGAATAATGAACAGTTTcataaatgatatatttgagaAACTTGCTCAGGAATCTTCTAGATTGGCTAGGTATAATAAGAAGCCTACTATTACTTCTAGGGAAATTCAGACTGCTGTTAGGCTTGTTTTGCCTGGTGAGTTGGCTAAACATGCTGTTTCTGAAGGTACTAAGGCTGTTACCAAGTTTACTAGTTCTTAG
- the LOC104096869 gene encoding protein SENSITIVE TO PROTON RHIZOTOXICITY 2 translates to MIEGTTNIPCFPNTNPQNLPLYAPIHHNLDQDQDHMISSSVHVAATSTLNHSPQPSNSFLYNLSLLKEKVDQVQSLATMFISTDNQTIVQASESTSMAIANMGSLIQEIITTASSLMFSCQKISLGSTSTTNNINSSRFLEPSQIKLQDDGHVDHLPQGFYSNETLDHWYEENYASCSNIEDNKSQSTIIAITDHSNVQLGKRKFKNEGMQNISSQENCDIIELEAADLLAKYTHYCQVCGKGFKRDANLRMHMRAHGDEYKSNAALSNPLKNNGNNNGINDGLSKLSKKYSCPQEGCRWNKKHAKFQPLKSMICVKNHYKRSHCPKMYMCNRCNKKQFSVLSDLRTHEKHCGDLKWQCSCGTTFSRKDKLMGHVALFVGHTPVINSLAKMRKYEQNNVQFSSITG, encoded by the coding sequence ATGATTGAAGGGACGACCAATATTCCATGTTTCCCTAATACTAATCCACAAAACTTACCATTATATGCACCTATTCATCATAATCTTGATCAAGATCAAGATCATATGATTTCTTCTTCAGTTCATGTTGCAGCTACATCTACTTTAAACCATTCTCCTCAACCAAGTAATTCTTTCCTTTATAATTTATCTCTTTTGAAAGAAAAGGTGGATCAAGTTCAATCACTTGCCACCATGTTTATATCTACTGATAATCAAACAATAGTCCAAGCATCCGAGTCAACGTCTATGGCCATTGCAAATATGGGAAGTTTGATTCAAGAAATCATCACAACTGCATCCTCTCTCATGTTTTCTTGCCAGAAGATTTCCCTCGGCTCGACTTCAACCACCAACAATATTAATTCAAGTAGATTTCTCGAACCATCCCAAATCAAGCTTCAAGATGATGGCCATGTTGATCATTTGCCTCAAGGTTTCTACTCGAACGAAACGCTTGATCATTGGTATGAAGAGAATTATGCTTCTTGTAGTAATATTGAAGATAACAAAAGTCAGAGTACTATTATAGCTATTACTGATCATAGTAATGTTCAATTGGGAAAACGGAAATTCAAGAATGAAGGAATGCAAAATATTTCATCACAagaaaattgtgatattattgagTTGGAGGCAGCTGATTTATTGGCTAAGTACACACACTATTGTCAAGTTTGTGGTAAAGGGTTTAAAAGGGATGCTAATTTGAGAATGCACATGAGAGCTCATGGAGATGAATACAAGTCTAATGCTGCTTTGAGTAATCCATTGAAGAACAATGGAAATAATAATGGAATAAATGATGGATTATCAAAATTGAGTAAGAAATATTCATGCCCACAAGAAGGTTGCAGGTGGAATAAAAAACATGCCAAATTTCAGCCATTGAAATCAATGATATGTGTCAAGAATCACTACAAGAGAAGTCATTGTCCCAAAATGTATATGTGCAATAGATGCAATAAGAAGCAATTTTCTGTGTTATCTGATCTTAGAACTCATGAGAAACATTGTGGTGACCTAAAATGGCAGTGCTCATGTGGTACTACTTTTTCAAGGAAAGATAAGCTTATGGGACATGTTGCTTTATTTGTTGGACACACTCCAGTTATAAATTCCTTGGCCAAGATGAGAAAATATGAGCAGAATAATGTTCAGTTTAGTTCAATTACAGGATAG